The Orcinus orca chromosome 1, mOrcOrc1.1, whole genome shotgun sequence DNA window aggggaagaggagctgAGGCTGGCCCACCTGGGGAAGGGGATTTGAGGGGAGATGGGGAAGTGTCCACTGCGCCTGGGGCTGCTGTTCTACTAAGTCCGtgtgcttcccccaccccaaggCACCGCCACCAAGCCACACGCATAATCCACTTACCACGCTCAGGAAGGGGATGTTGGAGGTATTGCCCAAGAAGTCAAAGGCGACAGAGAAAAAGCCCCTAGGAGCAGAGAGGCGGAGGGAGTGGTCAGTGATGGCCCCAGAGGGGAGGATGAGGGCAGCGAGGCTGAGGTCCCCCCTAAGGCTCCAGCTTTGGCTCCCAAGAGAATGGGCTCCTGGGCACTGGGGGCGGGCGTGCTTCTGCACCCCTGTTTTTTTGAGAGGCAGCCAAGTGGAGTAGTTAAGAATGAAGGCCCTGAGGTCAgactccctgggttcaaatcttggctctaccACTCACTGGCGCTGTATAAACTTAGGCAAATTTCTTCACTTCTCTGAATCTAtttccagctgtaaaatggggttaataataatCGTATCTACATCATAGGGCCTTACACAGAGAAATGCTtgggaaatgtttatttttattattgtttttcctgGGCTCCAGGCATGGATCGCTATTGGAGGCTGCGCTCACTGTTCTCCCCCACGCCTCGGCGCCCCATTCTTACCACACACCCCCTGGCATGGACGGGTGATCCCTCAAAGGGCTTGGAGGCATGGAGGTTGGTGTGGGAAGGGGAGCAGAAATCTGAGTTCTGGCTGAGCTACTTCCTTTCCCTGGGCCTCAGGTCCCTGAGGTTCGCTTGGGTCTCTGAGGTCTCTTATAgctctgaggtttttttttttgttttttttttttgccccttcCATGCTGCTGCAAGGTGTCTTTTTCAAGGTTTACTTTTGGTTAGAACTGCTGAGTCTGCAGTGGCCCCACTCACACTTCCaagtcctcaataaatggtaactattgTCAGAGTTAGTCTTCTTCACTAAATTGCAAGTTCCGCAGGAAGTTTCTCCTCGTTTAGTGCCATATCCCCACACCTAGCCCTGTATTTGGCACGTAGTAGGTACTTTTTATATATCTGActatttgaatgaatgactgtTTGAATAATGACATCGTTGAAAAATAATGGGTGGCAGAACACATGTGAGAGAATTTCATTTCCTGCAACCACACTACATGATGTCTCTGAAGTCTAGGGCATTGGGCCGATCAGGTGTTTTCAAGGCTACACTGAGTAAGCTGATGGTTCCGATTAGCCTAAGGTTCCTGGTCCACAGCTCCTTCCCATGAGTCCATAAGCCATGATTCTTCTAGCCCACAtcatccccatcccacccctgttCTCTCCACAGTGCCCCAGAGATGGTCTTCCTCagtatccttttctttcttctccttaagGACACTTCAGTCCTCTCTGAGACCCTACCCACCCCTCAAGGCCTGTCTCAGGTCCTGCTTCCTCTGGGACACCTCCCTGGCCCTGATGGAGGCCACACACCTTCGCTGAGTTCCACCGTGTCTTTCACCAGGCCCAGGCTGACACTGGACGGGCCGAAGCCAGAGACACCTGGGTCAAGTTCAGATCCTTTGCATATTACTTGTGAGAGCTCGGGCAGGGCTCTGAGCATTGGTTTCCTTATTTGCAAGTAGAGGACAATCCTACGATGGGTTGTGGAGATGACAAAATGAGAGGATGCTTGTGAGCATGCCTGGTGCATGTGAGGGGCCTAGTAGATTTTAGTTCACTGCCCTTCCTCCCTATCTGGATTGCCAGACTTGAGGGCAGGTCCTGTGTCTCCTCCCTGGTGACAGGCACAGTGATGGGGACACAGCAGGTACTCCATGTTTACTGATGGATGGGCTGATTCTTCCAACTTATCCTTCGGCCTACGGTTGGTGTCCACCTGATGCTCCTCCCCATTTTCAACCCTTCCGAGGCTCCCGTCTCTTGCAGGATAAAGTCCAGCTTCTGTATGCACTGCTGGTCATGCTGCCCAAACCTGACCTCAGCCGTTCAGAGGCCCTGGTGGGCCCATCCAGGGGAAGGGGACCTGCACTCACTTGAAGAGGTTAAAGAAGCCATAGGTTTCCAGGAACATGCCCAGGAGGGGCCAGCGCAGGAGCACGATGACCACGCCCCCCAGGAAGAAGCTGGTCCCCTTGAGCTTGTGCCtctggaagaagaaggaaaacgtCTTCCTCAGGCCGATGATGAGGGAGAGGCCAGTCAGGAACAGCAgctgtgggagagggagggggtgggtgtgAGAACAAACAGCCTGGCCCCCTCTGCTCCCTCGGGAGTCAGGGGCCAGGCCTGGAGCTGCGCATCAGGCATGCGGCAGGACTTGCTAACTCTTCAAGGAGGGATAATATTGGAGAGGGTGAGTAATTTGAACTGCTTAGGAACAGAAGTGCCCAGAGGCAGGGTGGACCAGGAGACCTTTGAAGGTCTCTAGCTTGTCACCCAATTCGACCCAATTTCTTGGATCCCAAGCACTTCTTCTTATATGATATCATTTCTCATCACACCTCCTAAGTAAGATGGGAAAGATAGTGagattctctccattttacaaaggTGAAGGCTGAAGCCTGAATAGGTTAGGCAGCCACACCCAGAGCCACAGGGCAGTGTCAGGGCTCCAGCCTGTGGCAGCATTCTCCAGGCCCTCCACTCTATGGCCCTGTCACCACCTTCAGCTTGCCTCCCAACGATCCCTTAAGAGTGCCTGGCCTCCTGTCAAACTTAACTCTCTGGCTTTCTTCCAGCACGTTCCATgctttccctccccttctccataCCTCTTCTCTTGTTCCACCCACCTGGAAGTGCTTTATCCTCCCCACACTCACTTATTTCTCTAAATTGTTTTTCATCCTTCTCCCACAGGGCGCGCTCTCTTTTCTCCAAGCACCTTGTTTCATATTAGATGCGTTTATCTTACAGTGACTTTACCACTGCCCCGTCTTCCTCCCCAGTCGTGTATGTTGATGTGACATTCCTGTCCCTAGGTGGTGGGATTCTCACGGGGCGTCTGATTCATCTTGATACCCTCAGGGCCTTGCCCAGAGCTTGGCATGAGAATCCAGGTCCTTAGATTCTCTGTGCCCCATAGGCCTCCCCATCCATCCCCAGCCACCCCTTGCCTGCCTGCGCTTGGTGGTGCCCAGCGCCTGGATGGGCTCGATCTGAATAAACTCAGGGCTGACCCTCCCGGCAACGGAGACCTCAGGTAGGTTCACAGGGCTTGGGGACTCACGTTTCCGAAGGCCAGGAGCACCGAATCAAAGTACAGGAACATTCCAAAGACGATGAAGAAGATGCCGAAGCCGGTGGTGCCCACACCAATCTCTGCAATGGGCAAGGAGGCTGTGGTGGGATGGGCTTTGGGGAGCAGCTTGGGATGCTGGAACTTCCCCCCATTGCCGCTGGACAGGTGCCCtctggggggcgggggatggCGTGGCTCCATTGCCATCCAGGAATCTTGGCTTCTGTGCTCTCAGGGAATgacaggaggggaagggaaggattgggCACGAATCTATGTTTAGCACCTGGAAACTGCTGGTCAGTTCTATATACTCTGGCGTCCTGTCCTCACAACATCTCTATGAGGTAGCTAGTGATACTCTCACcagtttctattttcagtttcctcTTGTCTTCAAATGCCACGTCACCTAGATCATTATCAGGGTTGGGTCTCTGGCTGAACAAAACCCTCTGCCTACTCTGTTCCTGGCCTCTTGCTTTTGGGAGCCGCTTGATGCCCAACTCACACCAGGGCCGAAGGGTACCACTGAAAGCTCACAGCCATATCCCCAAAGTGTCTCACA harbors:
- the GOLT1A gene encoding vesicle transport protein GOT1A isoform X2 — translated: MISITEWQKIGVGTTGFGIFFIVFGMFLYFDSVLLAFGNLLFLTGLSLIIGLRKTFSFFFQRHKLKGTSFFLGGVVIVLLRWPLLGMFLETYGFFNLFKGFFSVAFDFLGNTSNIPFLSVLFRRLQGTSSMV
- the GOLT1A gene encoding vesicle transport protein GOT1A isoform X1, giving the protein MIYQRLISQLTKGQLPLGMYKFGPLGSSPLASFHPGGPPGSPQHDLHHRMAESQDSWMAMEPRHPPPPRGHLSSGNGGKFQHPKLLPKAHPTTASLPIAEIGVGTTGFGIFFIVFGMFLYFDSVLLAFGNLLFLTGLSLIIGLRKTFSFFFQRHKLKGTSFFLGGVVIVLLRWPLLGMFLETYGFFNLFKGFFSVAFDFLGNTSNIPFLSVLFRRLQGTSSMV